One Persicobacter psychrovividus DNA window includes the following coding sequences:
- a CDS encoding T9SS type A sorting domain-containing protein encodes MNGLKVLLLMTFVFWWSLNASAQTDTKLPLGLRPVTEHVDVYPNPTNDILHVKLDNVNVKSLEMQVFNIIGNNIKIDAEEVIKNRYYRINTHDFQPGYYLLVLTDPKTRFNKAIRIKKE; translated from the coding sequence ATGAATGGTCTAAAAGTACTTTTGCTGATGACCTTCGTGTTTTGGTGGTCTTTGAATGCTTCGGCACAAACAGACACCAAATTGCCGTTAGGTCTTCGCCCAGTGACAGAACATGTGGATGTTTACCCAAACCCCACCAATGATATTCTGCACGTAAAATTGGATAACGTGAATGTGAAGTCGCTTGAAATGCAGGTCTTCAACATTATTGGCAACAACATAAAAATTGATGCCGAAGAGGTGATTAAGAATCGGTACTACCGAATTAACACGCATGATTTTCAGCCGGGCTACTATTTGCTCGTATTAACCGACCCTAAAACGCGGTTTAATAAAGCAATTAGAATTAAGAAGGAATAA
- the clpB gene encoding ATP-dependent chaperone ClpB encodes MNFNQYTIKSQEALQKAVELTQAMGQQAIEPSHLLKAILLVDDNVGQFVLKKLSINKEQLEQRLEQLMNSYAKVQGQQPYLSNNAQAVLNKATEMIKDWGDEYVAVDHLLVSLAAAKNPTGQLMRDLGMADKSLKSALLELRGGNKVKDQNAESKYKSLEKYSKNLNELAKAGKIDPVIGRDEEIRRAIQILSRRTKNNPMLTGEPGVGKTAIVEGMAKRIVDGDVPENLKSKQIIALDMGLLVAGAKYKGEFEERLKAVIQEVADSNGEIILFIDEIHTLVGAGAGGDTAMDAANLLKPALARGELRTIGATTTKEYQKYIEKDKALERRFQTVLIDEPSVEDAISILRGIKEKYELHHGVRIKDDAVIAAVELSSRYITERFLPDKAIDLMDEAASKLRIEIDSMPEELDELQRKIMQLEIEREAIRREGDKDKEANLNKAIAELSEARNNMMAKWENEKAVITSIQTEKENIERLKYEAEQAERSGDLAKVAEIRYGRLLEANQKLEEAKKAVEAMENESTLLKEEVSNEDIAEIVAKWTGIPVSKMLQSEREKLLSLEQELGKKVAGQHEAILAISDAVRRSRAGLQDPKRPIGSFLFMGTTGVGKTELAKALAEYLFDDEHAMVRIDMSEYQERHAVSRLVGAPPGYVGYDEGGQLTEAVRRRPYAVILLDEIEKAHPDVFNILLQVLDDGRLTDNKGRVANFKNTIIIMTTNMGAEVIQNNFAQINDENYFETIENTQKQVLDLLKKMVRPEFLNRIDETIMFHPLNRKDIRKIVAIQFEEIKRRLRENNIEIEATTEVLDRLGELGYDPAFGARPLKRVMQKELLNPLSKEILSGAIQPQGIVNISLENGVELKFENVTPSEINL; translated from the coding sequence ATGAATTTCAATCAATATACCATTAAATCCCAGGAAGCGCTACAAAAGGCCGTGGAACTTACCCAAGCCATGGGGCAACAGGCCATAGAGCCTTCGCACCTGCTCAAGGCGATCTTATTGGTCGATGATAACGTTGGGCAGTTTGTCCTGAAAAAGTTATCGATTAATAAAGAACAGCTGGAGCAGCGACTGGAGCAACTGATGAACAGCTATGCCAAAGTGCAGGGGCAACAGCCTTATTTATCGAACAACGCACAGGCAGTACTGAATAAGGCCACCGAAATGATCAAAGATTGGGGGGACGAATACGTGGCTGTTGATCACCTGCTGGTATCCCTGGCGGCAGCGAAAAACCCTACGGGGCAGCTGATGCGTGATCTTGGTATGGCCGACAAGTCCCTGAAATCTGCTTTACTTGAACTGAGAGGAGGAAATAAAGTGAAAGACCAAAATGCTGAATCCAAATATAAATCGCTCGAAAAATATTCCAAAAATCTGAATGAGCTGGCAAAAGCAGGAAAAATTGATCCTGTGATTGGGCGTGATGAAGAAATCCGCCGTGCCATTCAGATCCTTTCAAGAAGAACAAAAAACAACCCCATGCTGACCGGTGAGCCTGGTGTGGGAAAAACGGCCATTGTCGAAGGGATGGCGAAGCGCATTGTTGATGGCGATGTGCCCGAAAATCTGAAAAGCAAACAGATCATTGCCCTGGATATGGGGCTTTTGGTCGCTGGTGCCAAATATAAAGGAGAATTTGAGGAACGTCTGAAGGCCGTGATTCAGGAGGTTGCTGATTCCAACGGAGAGATCATTCTTTTCATTGATGAGATCCACACTTTGGTGGGCGCCGGTGCCGGAGGCGATACTGCAATGGATGCCGCCAACCTGCTGAAGCCTGCTTTGGCAAGGGGGGAACTCAGAACCATCGGAGCGACCACCACCAAAGAATATCAGAAGTATATTGAGAAAGATAAGGCGTTGGAACGTCGTTTTCAGACCGTACTGATTGACGAGCCGAGCGTGGAAGATGCCATTTCAATCCTTCGGGGAATTAAGGAAAAATACGAGCTACACCACGGGGTGAGAATTAAAGATGATGCAGTAATTGCTGCTGTGGAGCTTTCAAGTAGGTATATTACCGAACGGTTTCTTCCCGATAAAGCCATTGACCTGATGGACGAGGCCGCCTCGAAATTAAGGATTGAAATCGACTCCATGCCCGAGGAGCTTGATGAACTTCAGCGTAAAATCATGCAACTTGAAATTGAGCGTGAAGCGATCCGACGTGAGGGAGACAAGGACAAAGAAGCGAACCTCAACAAGGCGATTGCTGAACTGTCAGAGGCCAGAAACAATATGATGGCCAAGTGGGAAAACGAAAAGGCGGTCATTACTTCTATTCAGACGGAAAAAGAAAACATCGAACGACTGAAATATGAAGCCGAGCAGGCCGAGCGCAGTGGCGATCTGGCTAAGGTGGCTGAAATTCGCTATGGCCGATTGCTGGAAGCCAACCAAAAACTCGAAGAGGCGAAAAAGGCGGTGGAAGCCATGGAAAATGAAAGTACCCTACTCAAAGAAGAGGTATCGAATGAGGACATTGCCGAAATTGTGGCCAAATGGACGGGGATTCCGGTTTCAAAAATGCTGCAAAGTGAACGGGAAAAACTGCTGAGCCTCGAACAGGAGCTGGGCAAAAAAGTGGCCGGGCAGCACGAGGCTATCCTTGCCATTTCTGATGCCGTACGCCGCAGCCGCGCAGGGTTGCAGGATCCCAAACGCCCGATCGGTTCATTCCTATTTATGGGTACAACTGGGGTGGGAAAAACAGAGCTGGCGAAAGCACTGGCGGAGTATCTCTTTGATGATGAGCACGCCATGGTGCGGATAGATATGTCTGAATATCAGGAGCGACATGCGGTTTCGCGCTTGGTTGGGGCGCCTCCGGGATATGTGGGTTACGATGAAGGTGGCCAACTCACCGAGGCGGTACGCCGCAGGCCATATGCTGTTATTCTGCTCGATGAAATCGAAAAGGCGCATCCGGATGTTTTCAATATTTTATTGCAAGTATTGGACGATGGCCGCCTGACAGACAACAAAGGGCGGGTAGCAAACTTCAAGAACACCATCATTATCATGACCACCAATATGGGGGCGGAAGTGATTCAGAACAATTTTGCGCAGATCAATGATGAAAACTATTTTGAAACCATCGAGAACACGCAAAAGCAGGTTTTGGATTTACTGAAGAAAATGGTCAGACCGGAGTTCCTGAACCGTATCGATGAGACCATCATGTTCCATCCGCTGAACAGGAAGGATATCCGTAAAATCGTTGCTATTCAATTCGAGGAGATCAAAAGACGATTGCGGGAGAATAACATTGAGATTGAAGCCACCACCGAGGTACTTGACCGTCTTGGCGAGTTGGGCTATGACCCTGCATTTGGTGCCCGACCACTGAAGAGGGTGATGCAAAAAGAGTTGCTGAATCCGCTTTCCAAAGAAATTCTTTCGGGGGCAATTCAGCCACAGGGCATCGTCAATATTTCTCTTGAAAATGGTGTTGAGCTGAAGTTTGAAAATGTAACTCCCTCAGAAATAAACCTATAA
- the hemC gene encoding hydroxymethylbilane synthase produces the protein MKVRIGTRGSQLALWQAYWVQSQLEKGGLETEIVKIETKGDKILDVSIHKIGSKGVFTEEIEAQLTDGRIDIAVHSAKDMQSELPAGFELMAFSERETPNDVIVSHNKQLTLGSGKKFRLGTSSNRRVATLRRHFPHIEIVPVRGNLQRRIQKMEEGHCDALLLAYAGVHRMEYDDLIVEKLPLDIFTPAVGQGSVAIEASTTLDADLKKQIRACLNHEPTEKLLLAERAFLRRLHGGCSVPVYGLAQWDGDQVKLKGGIIGLQGEVQLEAEGACEAAVVESMGLAVAEELIAQGGDELLKSIREQL, from the coding sequence ATGAAAGTTCGTATCGGTACAAGAGGAAGCCAGCTGGCTTTGTGGCAAGCCTATTGGGTGCAGTCGCAATTGGAAAAGGGAGGATTGGAGACTGAGATTGTGAAGATTGAAACCAAGGGGGATAAAATTCTTGATGTTTCCATTCATAAGATTGGCTCCAAAGGTGTTTTTACCGAGGAAATCGAAGCACAACTGACCGACGGTCGGATTGATATTGCGGTGCACAGTGCCAAAGATATGCAGTCGGAATTGCCTGCAGGATTTGAGCTGATGGCTTTCAGTGAGCGCGAAACACCCAACGATGTGATTGTGAGCCACAACAAACAGCTGACTTTGGGTTCGGGAAAAAAATTCCGTCTGGGGACTTCCTCAAACCGTCGCGTAGCTACTTTACGTCGCCATTTTCCACATATCGAGATCGTACCCGTTCGTGGGAATCTTCAGCGCCGAATTCAGAAAATGGAAGAGGGGCATTGCGATGCTTTGCTGCTGGCTTACGCAGGAGTGCACCGTATGGAATATGATGATCTGATTGTTGAAAAGCTGCCGTTGGATATTTTCACGCCGGCAGTAGGGCAAGGTTCGGTGGCTATTGAGGCATCAACGACCCTGGATGCTGACTTGAAAAAACAGATCAGGGCTTGCTTGAACCACGAGCCTACGGAGAAATTATTACTTGCTGAACGGGCATTTTTGCGCCGTTTGCATGGTGGTTGTTCGGTGCCTGTGTATGGTTTGGCACAATGGGATGGCGATCAGGTGAAGCTGAAAGGTGGTATCATCGGCTTGCAGGGCGAGGTTCAGCTGGAAGCTGAAGGAGCTTGTGAAGCCGCAGTGGTGGAATCAATGGGATTAGCGGTTGCAGAAGAACTGATTGCACAAGGAGGTGATGAATTGCTGAAATCGATTCGTGAACAACTGTAA
- the ltrA gene encoding group II intron reverse transcriptase/maturase: protein MKGRKQKVQRNSSLFGKAPAEQGKAERVPTFVWITEADDFTVTQRKEGLLDKILCPYNLNRAYQRVVKNKGSHGIDGMKVGALASYLQIHGREIVQSIRQGNYRPNPVRRVEIPKDNGKTRPLGIPTVVDRWVQQAISQVLVPIYEKEFSPHSYGFRPGRSQHQALLQSQEILSEGYRYAVDLDMEKFFDTVNHSYLITLLSEQIKEGSVISLIHKYLNAGVVIGHKFEASTDGVPQGGPLSPLLSNVMLNVLDQELTKRGHRFVRYADDMIIFSKGRKGAERLKRTVTRFIEGRLYLRVNKEKTQVVPRRQIKFLGYSFYMWKGKARFRVQAKSINRLKDKMRAITNKSNGLGYQRRKTLLSQTIKGWINYYKFAEMKTIMQRLDEWLRRRIRAFTWKNWKRVRTRFKELKRLGADTSKAWEHANTRKGHWRIAKSPVLHKTLTDEVLREQGYVSLKTYYLSVH, encoded by the coding sequence ATGAAAGGTAGAAAGCAGAAAGTACAAAGAAATAGTAGCTTGTTCGGAAAAGCACCTGCGGAACAGGGGAAAGCCGAACGAGTGCCGACTTTTGTTTGGATAACTGAAGCGGATGATTTCACAGTTACACAGAGAAAGGAAGGATTGTTAGACAAAATCCTGTGCCCTTATAACTTGAACCGAGCTTATCAGCGAGTAGTAAAGAACAAAGGGAGCCATGGAATTGATGGAATGAAGGTCGGCGCTTTGGCGTCATATCTGCAAATTCATGGAAGGGAAATAGTACAATCCATACGTCAAGGGAACTACCGCCCGAACCCTGTCCGACGTGTAGAAATACCGAAGGACAATGGGAAGACACGCCCTTTGGGGATACCAACGGTAGTGGATCGTTGGGTACAACAGGCGATCAGCCAAGTTTTAGTTCCGATTTACGAGAAGGAATTTTCACCTCATAGCTATGGGTTTCGTCCTGGTCGCAGTCAGCATCAGGCGTTACTTCAAAGCCAAGAGATTTTATCAGAAGGCTATCGCTATGCGGTGGACTTAGATATGGAGAAGTTCTTTGACACGGTAAATCATAGTTATCTTATCACTTTACTGTCAGAACAAATCAAGGAAGGATCGGTGATTTCACTGATTCACAAATATTTGAATGCAGGTGTTGTGATCGGTCATAAGTTTGAGGCAAGCACCGACGGCGTACCGCAGGGAGGACCATTGAGCCCATTATTGAGCAATGTAATGCTTAATGTGTTGGATCAAGAACTGACCAAGCGGGGACACCGATTCGTGCGCTATGCTGATGATATGATTATCTTTAGTAAAGGTAGAAAAGGAGCGGAACGACTCAAAAGAACAGTTACCCGATTTATTGAAGGTAGGCTGTATTTGAGGGTAAACAAGGAGAAAACGCAAGTAGTACCAAGACGGCAAATCAAATTTTTGGGATACTCCTTCTACATGTGGAAGGGAAAAGCACGTTTTCGAGTTCAAGCCAAAAGTATCAATCGGCTAAAGGATAAAATGCGTGCTATCACCAATAAAAGTAATGGTCTGGGCTATCAAAGGCGGAAAACCCTGCTATCTCAAACGATAAAAGGGTGGATCAATTACTACAAATTTGCCGAGATGAAAACCATCATGCAACGACTCGACGAGTGGTTACGCCGACGAATTCGGGCATTTACTTGGAAGAATTGGAAGCGGGTAAGAACACGGTTCAAGGAACTAAAGCGACTGGGTGCCGATACATCGAAAGCCTGGGAACACGCCAACACAAGAAAAGGACATTGGCGGATCGCAAAGAGCCCTGTATTACACAAAACCCTGACTGATGAAGTGCTTCGAGAACAAGGCTACGTCTCTCTAAAGACATACTATCTCTCTGTACACTGA
- a CDS encoding GNAT family N-acetyltransferase, with protein MKERKSKSVGGLSTKLHSQRLKSINDARFSEAWALYQRSFPLSERRKIDLQQEIFNESRFYFNVFHNGEQLIGLLNWWAFEDYLFVDHFCTDEKCRGKGLGAQMMKQLQYSTKKPLLLEVEVPDSPMKIRRVRFYQRLGFHLNKYTYQQPPFHAQGECVDLQVMSYPDPLSAEMYQKLTTEGHQLIYP; from the coding sequence ATGAAGGAACGGAAATCCAAATCGGTGGGTGGTTTATCCACAAAGCTGCATTCGCAACGCTTAAAATCAATCAATGATGCTCGTTTTTCTGAAGCATGGGCGCTTTATCAACGGAGTTTTCCACTTTCGGAGCGGCGGAAGATTGATTTACAGCAGGAAATTTTCAATGAAAGTCGTTTTTACTTCAATGTTTTCCACAATGGTGAACAACTTATCGGTTTATTGAATTGGTGGGCGTTTGAAGATTACCTGTTTGTCGATCATTTTTGTACAGATGAAAAATGCAGAGGAAAGGGACTGGGGGCGCAAATGATGAAACAGTTACAGTACAGCACAAAGAAACCACTCCTCCTTGAAGTGGAAGTTCCTGACAGTCCCATGAAAATCCGGCGGGTGCGCTTTTATCAACGGCTCGGTTTTCACCTCAATAAATATACTTATCAACAACCCCCTTTTCATGCACAGGGCGAATGCGTGGATTTACAGGTGATGTCTTACCCTGATCCGCTGTCGGCTGAAATGTACCAAAAGCTTACGACCGAAGGGCATCAACTGATTTATCCCTGA
- a CDS encoding BamA/TamA family outer membrane protein: protein MNIKFLFITLILLLNLGTTLQAQSNISNEVSDVGSADTGVKTIDKLLNVVDYFSHEDEKYAIAAYPAVAYSPRDGMRFGGLSIIKIKNQNTDNQWYRPTLLMPQLTWSTKNQVKAELGYDVYLKHWNLQGNLNLALLPNDEFYGIGRNTSSTQFTRYTSNSFDYLGEFNYMVHQKIMFGLAFNFRHQEVTDIEQPELMPADTPGHEGGLLFGFGPVFRWDTRNNNFYPTSGHWLNLQALSYNNGLSDYRFLTFNAEIRKFWSSANEKNILAFQARIDVSNHDRPFFMMAGIGGSKRLRGIDHFNRFLDNNAWFTQIEFRKHLWWRFSGASWAGMGQTAHRVEEFDLQHLQAVGGLGIRFQATKTDRMNVRVDVGFGSGGQKGLYLSILEAF, encoded by the coding sequence ATGAATATCAAATTTCTTTTCATTACCCTAATTCTACTATTGAATTTGGGGACTACCCTTCAGGCGCAATCAAATATTTCAAATGAGGTAAGTGATGTTGGCAGTGCGGATACTGGTGTAAAAACCATCGATAAGTTGTTAAATGTGGTCGATTATTTCTCTCATGAGGATGAGAAATATGCCATTGCCGCTTACCCTGCGGTTGCTTATAGCCCCCGGGATGGGATGCGCTTTGGCGGGCTGTCGATCATCAAGATAAAAAACCAAAACACCGACAACCAATGGTACCGCCCCACTTTACTGATGCCACAACTGACCTGGTCCACTAAAAATCAGGTGAAGGCTGAACTGGGCTATGATGTGTACCTGAAACACTGGAATTTGCAAGGAAACCTGAACCTTGCCCTATTGCCCAATGATGAGTTTTATGGCATTGGCCGCAACACCTCCTCAACGCAATTTACCCGCTACACCTCCAATTCCTTCGATTATCTTGGGGAATTCAACTATATGGTTCACCAAAAAATCATGTTCGGCCTCGCCTTCAATTTCCGCCATCAGGAAGTTACTGACATTGAACAGCCGGAACTAATGCCTGCCGATACCCCTGGCCATGAAGGGGGGCTACTTTTCGGCTTTGGCCCTGTTTTCAGGTGGGATACCCGAAACAATAACTTTTACCCTACGAGTGGGCACTGGCTCAACTTGCAGGCACTCAGCTATAATAACGGATTAAGTGATTATCGATTCCTGACTTTCAATGCTGAAATCAGGAAGTTTTGGAGTAGTGCCAACGAGAAAAACATTCTTGCTTTTCAGGCCCGTATTGACGTCAGCAACCATGATCGCCCTTTCTTTATGATGGCCGGTATTGGTGGCAGCAAACGCCTGCGGGGAATTGATCATTTTAACCGGTTTTTGGATAACAACGCCTGGTTTACGCAGATAGAGTTCAGGAAACATCTGTGGTGGCGATTCAGTGGTGCAAGCTGGGCAGGTATGGGGCAGACCGCCCACCGTGTCGAAGAATTTGACTTGCAGCATTTACAAGCCGTCGGTGGTTTGGGGATCCGATTTCAGGCCACAAAAACCGACCGCATGAATGTCAGGGTAGATGTTGGCTTTGGCTCTGGCGGACAAAAAGGCCTTTACCTTTCAATTTTGGAGGCTTTTTAG
- a CDS encoding Ezrin/radixin/moesin family protein: MKKLVLLFSITLSVCFVAQNAQAQLSKKEKKEWKKKLKRVSPEQYKQLTEDYAKLKANADQADSKLASLENEVASRDSKIMEMTTELRDKDAEISSIKEKLSTFETAQAAAPVKAGTAPGVVFKVQIGAFTNKDLSKYFDKSSNFSGETDSDGTQKFTLGNFTDYWEADTFKKYLREMGVKDAWIVPYKDGERVAIKDVLEGAI; this comes from the coding sequence ATGAAAAAATTAGTCCTTCTTTTTTCGATCACATTATCCGTGTGTTTTGTGGCTCAAAATGCTCAAGCACAACTTTCTAAGAAAGAAAAGAAAGAGTGGAAGAAAAAACTCAAGCGCGTAAGCCCTGAACAATACAAACAATTGACTGAAGATTACGCAAAGCTGAAAGCAAATGCTGATCAGGCTGACTCCAAATTGGCTTCCCTGGAAAACGAAGTCGCTTCCCGCGATTCAAAAATCATGGAAATGACCACCGAACTGCGTGATAAAGATGCGGAAATCTCTTCTATCAAAGAGAAACTTTCCACTTTTGAAACCGCTCAAGCCGCTGCTCCTGTAAAGGCTGGCACTGCGCCAGGTGTGGTATTTAAAGTTCAGATTGGTGCTTTCACCAACAAAGATCTTTCAAAATACTTCGACAAAAGCAGCAACTTCTCTGGAGAAACAGATTCCGATGGTACTCAGAAGTTTACTTTGGGAAATTTCACCGATTACTGGGAAGCAGATACTTTCAAAAAGTACCTTCGTGAGATGGGCGTGAAAGATGCCTGGATTGTCCCTTACAAAGATGGCGAGCGAGTGGCGATCAAAGATGTGTTGGAAGGCGCGATTTAA
- a CDS encoding type B 50S ribosomal protein L31 — protein MRKGIHPEYRDVVFHDQSSDFKFLTRSTVETAETIVWEDGKEYPLVKVEISSASHPFYTGKNIFVDTAGRVDKFYQKYGKKN, from the coding sequence ATGAGAAAAGGTATCCATCCGGAATACAGAGACGTGGTTTTCCATGACCAGTCATCTGACTTCAAATTCTTGACTCGTTCCACTGTAGAGACTGCTGAGACAATCGTGTGGGAAGATGGTAAAGAGTATCCTTTGGTAAAAGTCGAGATCTCTTCTGCATCTCACCCATTCTACACAGGTAAAAATATCTTCGTTGATACTGCCGGTCGTGTGGATAAATTCTACCAAAAATACGGAAAGAAAAACTAA
- a CDS encoding DNA polymerase III subunit — protein sequence MQFSTIIGLDRIKEKLLHAVQENHLAHALLFSGNAGGGQLSLALAMATFVNCTNQQEYDACGECPSCQKMAKLAHPDVHFAFPVSATKEVKGKDAISANFLPSFREYLKEDAHPTLPAWVEFFGGENKQANISKEESRRIINALALKSYEGAYKVMIIWLPEKMHITASNALLKIIEEPPKNTLFFLVTNEEQQLIGTIRSRTQLIRVPNYSQEELSQILMRDGGASEDLAIQISQTTNTVPEAMALLKQGDADGEETFRQWMRLCYAWDFTSISAMTDSFAKFSRLRQQGMLQYGMSIMRAALLFHYQAAELQGMTTEGRQFVEKFSKVMSAEQVEWINKLISEAGYHLERNASPKITFFNLSLQIASILRG from the coding sequence ATGCAATTTTCCACCATTATAGGACTTGATCGGATCAAGGAAAAATTATTACATGCTGTTCAGGAGAACCACCTGGCGCATGCCTTATTGTTTTCGGGCAATGCTGGTGGTGGGCAATTGTCTTTGGCCTTGGCAATGGCGACTTTCGTCAATTGTACCAATCAGCAGGAGTATGATGCCTGTGGGGAATGCCCTTCGTGTCAGAAAATGGCCAAGCTTGCACACCCTGATGTTCATTTTGCTTTTCCAGTAAGTGCAACCAAGGAAGTAAAAGGGAAAGATGCCATTAGTGCCAATTTCCTCCCGAGTTTCCGTGAATACCTGAAAGAAGATGCGCACCCGACGCTGCCTGCGTGGGTGGAATTTTTCGGTGGGGAAAACAAGCAGGCGAATATCTCTAAAGAGGAATCCCGCAGAATCATTAACGCTTTGGCTTTGAAAAGCTATGAAGGCGCCTATAAGGTGATGATTATCTGGTTGCCAGAAAAGATGCATATTACGGCCTCCAATGCCCTTTTGAAGATCATTGAAGAACCGCCAAAAAATACCCTGTTCTTTTTGGTAACCAATGAGGAACAACAGCTGATCGGGACGATCCGCTCGAGAACACAGCTGATTCGTGTGCCGAATTATTCACAGGAAGAGCTTTCGCAAATACTGATGCGCGACGGCGGTGCATCTGAAGACCTGGCAATTCAAATCAGCCAAACAACCAATACGGTACCTGAGGCGATGGCATTGCTGAAACAAGGCGATGCCGATGGCGAAGAAACCTTTCGGCAGTGGATGCGCCTGTGTTATGCCTGGGATTTTACATCGATTTCTGCAATGACCGACAGCTTTGCCAAATTCAGTCGGTTACGTCAGCAGGGAATGTTGCAATATGGTATGAGCATTATGCGCGCGGCACTTTTGTTTCATTATCAGGCCGCAGAATTACAAGGCATGACCACCGAAGGGCGGCAGTTTGTGGAGAAATTCAGCAAAGTAATGAGCGCTGAACAGGTGGAATGGATCAATAAACTGATCTCGGAGGCAGGTTATCACCTGGAGCGTAATGCGAGTCCGAAGATCACATTTTTTAATTTATCACTTCAGATCGCAAGTATTCTGAGGGGATAA
- a CDS encoding GlmU family protein: MNLILFDQPDLRTALKPFTYTRPTAGIRIGILTIVEKWEKSLDTESSYLTATYLQEKFPLWVAEQNNLVINGALCPNPALLEAIQALEAGESLVADGKLLAGLYSEAQLGEFDGEHPVDAAAVVQWEQEYNLIEEVWHIYTRNGAEIQQDFELVTAGRESVGINDPFTATYNKEQIFVEEGADIKAAILNAENGPIYIGKDAVVQEGAIIRGPFALCEHAQVMLGGKMRGNTTAGPWSKLGGEVDTAVVFGYSNKGHEGYLGHSVLGEWCNLGADTNSSNLKNNYAPCKLWSFKKEGFVNTGEQFVGLIMGDHAKAGINTMFNTATVVGVGSNVFGAGYPRNYIPSFSWGGHGGYSTFPLPRVVEVAKRVMARRGLEFSEVDFKILAHVFQETKVHRVWENK, from the coding sequence ATGAACTTAATTCTATTTGATCAACCTGATCTTCGGACAGCGCTGAAGCCTTTTACCTATACCCGCCCAACGGCTGGTATTCGAATTGGTATTCTGACCATTGTCGAAAAGTGGGAGAAATCCCTCGATACTGAGAGCAGTTACCTTACGGCGACTTATTTACAGGAAAAGTTCCCTTTATGGGTTGCCGAGCAAAACAACCTGGTCATCAATGGGGCACTGTGTCCTAATCCTGCATTGCTGGAAGCGATCCAGGCTTTGGAAGCAGGGGAAAGCCTTGTGGCTGATGGGAAACTACTTGCAGGCCTTTATTCTGAAGCGCAATTGGGCGAATTCGATGGGGAGCATCCGGTAGATGCTGCGGCTGTTGTTCAGTGGGAGCAGGAGTACAATCTGATAGAAGAAGTATGGCATATCTACACGCGCAATGGCGCCGAGATTCAGCAGGATTTTGAACTGGTGACGGCTGGTCGTGAGTCGGTGGGCATTAATGATCCATTTACGGCTACCTATAATAAGGAGCAGATTTTTGTGGAGGAAGGCGCAGACATTAAGGCGGCCATTCTGAATGCTGAAAATGGGCCGATTTATATTGGTAAGGATGCTGTGGTGCAAGAGGGGGCGATTATCCGTGGGCCGTTTGCACTTTGTGAGCATGCGCAGGTGATGCTTGGCGGAAAGATGCGTGGCAACACAACGGCAGGACCTTGGTCGAAGCTTGGTGGCGAGGTGGATACCGCTGTGGTATTCGGCTATTCCAACAAAGGACATGAAGGTTATTTGGGCCATTCTGTGCTTGGAGAGTGGTGTAATTTAGGCGCAGATACCAACTCCTCAAACCTTAAAAATAACTATGCCCCATGTAAGCTGTGGTCTTTCAAGAAAGAAGGATTTGTGAACACTGGCGAGCAGTTTGTGGGCTTGATTATGGGGGACCACGCCAAGGCGGGGATCAATACCATGTTTAATACCGCCACCGTAGTTGGTGTGGGCAGTAACGTTTTTGGGGCAGGTTACCCAAGAAATTACATCCCTTCGTTTTCATGGGGTGGACACGGTGGATACAGCACTTTTCCGCTTCCCCGAGTAGTAGAGGTTGCTAAAAGAGTGATGGCACGCCGTGGTTTGGAGTTTTCAGAAGTAGATTTTAAAATTCTTGCACACGTTTTTCAGGAAACAAAAGTGCACAGAGTTTGGGAAAATAAATAA